A window from Cyanobacteriota bacterium encodes these proteins:
- a CDS encoding (2Fe-2S)-binding protein: protein MPHVIAQGQVISCPLGANLRQVLLQHGVSVHNGGAQVINCRGLGTCGTCAVQVEGDVSAPNWRDRTRRSLPPHSPHRNLRLACQTKVLGSVQVTKFDGFWGQGTCPVWTPTHS from the coding sequence ATGCCCCACGTAATTGCCCAAGGGCAGGTGATTTCATGTCCTTTAGGAGCTAATCTGCGGCAGGTGCTGCTCCAACATGGCGTTTCTGTGCATAATGGTGGTGCCCAGGTCATCAACTGTCGGGGACTGGGTACCTGTGGCACTTGTGCTGTGCAGGTAGAGGGAGATGTATCTGCACCTAACTGGCGCGATCGCACACGCCGATCGTTGCCACCCCATTCTCCCCACCGTAACCTGCGTCTTGCTTGTCAAACTAAGGTGCTAGGGTCTGTGCAGGTCACAAAATTTGATGGCTTCTGGGGACAAGGAACCTGCCCCGTATGGACTCCAACCCACTCATAA